From Saprospiraceae bacterium, one genomic window encodes:
- a CDS encoding UvrD-helicase domain-containing protein, with amino-acid sequence MAKNYLDELNSIQKQAVQQIEGPVMVIAGPGSGKTRVLTYRLAHMIHSGIKPWQILSLTFTNKAAREMTERISQVVTGDARKIWSGTFHSVFAKILRIEAPKIGYPTNFSIYDTEDSKSLISEIIKELGLNPKDYNANSVRARISNAKSNLITPLMYEKDQSLFEQDRLNKMPATGNIYKRYVHKCLQAGAMDFDDLLLQLYRLFQENKDGVLEKYRRIFQYLLVDEFQDTNYLQYAILKKLTLYPGSNRNICIVGDDAQSIYSFRGATINNILDFQEDFPDVQIFKLEQNYRSTNHIVQAANDVITFNAKQIKKEIWTEKKEGHKIKLIKSASDNEEGRKVADYVVELKNRYHLKNSDICILYRTNAQSRIFEEQLRRVNISYKVFGGLSFYQRKEVKDLLGYMRLVSNPKDNEAFKRIINYPKRGIGDSTIDKLQEISTEQQWSLFESIPAFAGSGRASQNLINFRNMLLQMQDVANKNSAYDAALYIYKTSGIAQELKQDMTQEGISRIENITALLDGIKDFTDNDELTGDLPIDKSLATYLQSIALISELDSETENRDYLTLMSVHSAKGLEFDAVIVGGLEENLFPSYMSMNSAEQLDEERRLFYVAITRARQFLALSYANSRYFFGNLRMNEPSRFIEEIDQSRYEIDKTSRGLVFHLSEEPVTPKSRYIERKPAEIKHHPLLTNFKPSEAGQIQTGMKVLHQKFGEGKVIQVEGSSDNRIATIYFAEVDNPQRKIVLKFAKLQILN; translated from the coding sequence ATGGCCAAGAATTACCTTGACGAACTCAACTCCATCCAAAAGCAAGCCGTGCAGCAGATAGAGGGTCCTGTCATGGTGATTGCCGGTCCCGGATCAGGAAAAACGCGCGTACTCACCTACCGTCTGGCTCACATGATTCACAGTGGCATAAAACCCTGGCAAATTCTGTCCCTCACTTTTACCAACAAGGCCGCACGGGAAATGACAGAAAGGATCAGTCAGGTGGTGACCGGAGATGCCAGAAAAATATGGAGCGGCACTTTTCACTCTGTTTTTGCAAAAATTCTTCGCATCGAAGCTCCCAAAATCGGATACCCCACAAACTTCTCCATCTACGATACCGAAGACTCCAAAAGTCTGATCTCTGAGATTATTAAAGAACTGGGACTTAACCCCAAGGATTACAATGCCAATTCGGTCAGAGCCCGCATTTCCAATGCCAAGTCCAACCTGATCACCCCCCTGATGTACGAAAAAGACCAAAGCCTTTTTGAACAGGACCGGTTGAATAAAATGCCAGCCACTGGAAATATCTACAAGCGATATGTCCACAAATGTTTGCAGGCAGGTGCCATGGATTTTGACGACCTTCTACTTCAGTTGTACCGGCTTTTTCAGGAAAACAAAGACGGGGTGCTCGAAAAATACCGGCGCATTTTTCAATACCTCCTGGTAGATGAGTTTCAGGATACCAATTATCTCCAGTACGCCATTCTCAAAAAATTAACGCTCTACCCGGGCAGTAACAGAAATATTTGTATCGTCGGTGACGATGCTCAAAGCATCTATTCCTTTAGAGGTGCGACCATCAACAACATTCTCGACTTTCAGGAAGATTTTCCGGATGTTCAGATTTTTAAACTGGAGCAAAATTACAGGAGCACAAATCATATTGTTCAGGCTGCCAATGATGTGATCACCTTCAATGCCAAGCAAATCAAAAAAGAAATCTGGACCGAAAAAAAAGAAGGCCACAAAATAAAACTGATCAAATCGGCCTCCGACAACGAAGAAGGCCGAAAGGTAGCAGATTATGTCGTCGAATTAAAAAACAGATACCACCTGAAGAATTCGGATATCTGCATCCTCTATCGCACCAATGCGCAGTCTCGCATTTTTGAAGAACAACTCCGAAGGGTAAACATCAGTTATAAAGTGTTTGGCGGACTTTCTTTTTATCAGAGAAAAGAGGTCAAGGATCTGTTGGGCTACATGAGACTGGTCTCCAATCCGAAAGACAACGAGGCTTTCAAGCGAATTATCAACTATCCGAAAAGAGGAATCGGCGACAGCACCATCGACAAATTACAGGAGATCAGTACAGAACAACAATGGTCCCTGTTTGAAAGCATACCCGCCTTTGCAGGATCTGGTAGAGCTTCCCAAAATCTGATCAACTTCCGCAACATGCTACTTCAAATGCAGGATGTTGCAAACAAAAACTCTGCTTACGATGCAGCTTTGTACATTTACAAAACTTCCGGCATCGCTCAGGAACTAAAGCAGGACATGACCCAGGAGGGTATCTCCAGAATCGAAAACATTACCGCACTATTGGACGGTATCAAAGATTTTACAGATAACGACGAACTAACCGGTGATTTGCCAATCGACAAGTCGCTGGCCACCTACCTACAAAGCATCGCCCTGATCTCCGAGTTGGATAGCGAAACAGAAAACAGAGACTACCTTACTCTTATGTCGGTGCATTCGGCCAAAGGTCTGGAGTTTGATGCGGTCATTGTGGGCGGACTTGAAGAAAATCTTTTTCCTTCCTACATGTCGATGAATTCTGCCGAACAACTCGATGAGGAAAGACGATTGTTTTATGTAGCCATTACCAGGGCGCGTCAATTTTTGGCCTTGAGCTATGCAAATTCAAGGTATTTCTTTGGTAACCTGAGAATGAACGAACCCAGCCGCTTTATTGAAGAAATTGATCAGAGCAGATATGAAATCGACAAGACTTCCCGTGGCCTGGTCTTTCACCTTTCCGAAGAACCTGTGACGCCCAAATCGAGATATATAGAGCGCAAACCGGCTGAAATCAAACACCATCCCCTGCTCACCAATTTTAAACCCAGTGAAGCAGGCCAAATTCAAACAGGCATGAAAGTATTGCATCAAAAATTTGGAGAAGGCAAAGTCATCCAGGTCGAAGGCAGCTCTGACAATAGGATCGCCACGATCTACTTTGCTGAAGTGGATAATCCGCAGCGAAAAATAGTTCTTAAATTTGCCAAACTTCAGATACTCAATTGA
- a CDS encoding TolC family protein yields the protein MNKWIFSVVICSVGIHLHSQKSIGLKEAIETALSRNHGIQLSKTDLEISSVQNSWSNTGILPEVIFNLAPTLSFNSLDQKLVNNTEIRRDNARSEQMNANLLFNWNFFKGFKMMVAKDRLEEQVRKSKHQLDLDILDLTYQVALAYYDIIRLQNLIKSAEEQVSFSLERVRQEEIKMQKGLSGKTEFLNAQMDYKDFEILLNQQNQQIKIAKINLLQLMQAPLDSDIFLSDTSIQTKLNVNIDSNNDFSGHPQWSFYQSEQRILQYSKKEIEYERWPGLGLFGAYNFNRTENQAGFSLFSQNYGPQIQLQLSVPLYQGGRIKNESRRMDLNLKKNEITADQWVSGVNHQMETAKQNLLFNEKLLIMADEKIKHAEEIFQLEKEKYMRSESTHLEMRQAQTDMIQAQIVRQDAWYQYMVQLLIIKSLQGDLRFLLE from the coding sequence ATGAACAAATGGATCTTTAGTGTTGTGATCTGTTCTGTTGGGATTCATTTGCACTCACAGAAATCGATTGGTCTCAAGGAAGCCATCGAAACTGCTTTGTCCAGAAATCATGGAATTCAACTTTCCAAAACAGATCTTGAAATATCATCGGTACAAAATAGCTGGAGCAATACCGGAATTCTTCCGGAGGTAATTTTTAATTTAGCCCCCACCCTCTCCTTCAATTCTTTGGATCAAAAGCTGGTCAACAATACAGAAATCAGAAGAGACAATGCCCGATCTGAACAGATGAATGCCAATCTCCTCTTCAATTGGAATTTTTTCAAAGGATTTAAAATGATGGTCGCAAAAGATCGGCTGGAAGAACAAGTAAGGAAATCCAAACACCAATTGGATCTTGACATTTTGGATTTGACCTATCAGGTGGCCCTGGCATATTATGACATTATCAGATTGCAAAATTTAATCAAATCCGCTGAAGAGCAAGTTTCCTTTTCGCTGGAAAGGGTGCGTCAGGAAGAAATTAAAATGCAAAAAGGCTTAAGTGGCAAAACTGAATTCTTGAATGCCCAAATGGATTACAAAGACTTTGAAATTCTATTAAATCAACAAAACCAACAGATCAAAATAGCAAAAATAAACTTACTTCAATTGATGCAAGCCCCTCTCGATAGCGATATTTTCTTGAGCGACACCAGCATTCAAACAAAATTAAATGTGAACATCGATTCTAATAATGATTTTTCCGGCCATCCACAATGGAGTTTTTACCAAAGTGAACAACGGATACTCCAATATTCCAAAAAAGAAATCGAATATGAGCGCTGGCCGGGATTGGGTCTTTTTGGAGCGTACAATTTCAACCGAACCGAAAATCAGGCAGGATTTAGTTTGTTTTCGCAAAACTATGGTCCTCAGATTCAACTTCAACTGTCCGTGCCACTTTATCAGGGAGGTAGAATCAAAAATGAGTCTAGAAGGATGGATCTAAACCTCAAGAAAAATGAAATCACAGCAGATCAATGGGTTTCCGGCGTAAATCATCAAATGGAAACAGCGAAACAGAATTTACTCTTCAATGAAAAACTGTTGATCATGGCAGATGAAAAGATCAAACACGCTGAGGAGATCTTCCAATTGGAAAAAGAAAAATACATGCGATCTGAATCTACCCATCTGGAAATGCGTCAGGCTCAAACAGACATGATACAAGCACAAATCGTACGACAGGATGCATGGTATCAATACATGGTCCAACTGCTCATCATCAAATCGCTTCAAGGTGATCTTAGGTTTTTGTTGGAGTAA
- a CDS encoding efflux RND transporter permease subunit: MNISQLSLNRPVLAVVLNLVIILFGYLGFRNLGVRDFPAIDPPNISVRTSYPGANADIIESQITEPLEKAINGIAGIKNITSVSSQGNSNINVEFDLSINLEEAANDVRDKVSQAVRNLPNDLDAPPTVNKADASGEPILSMTIMSDRKNQLELTEFAYDHLIEILQTIPGVSNVHIWGEKRYSMRIWMDPVKLSSYGLTPQDVQQALQRESVELPSGKITGNSTELSIRTFGQLKTEEEFNQLVISTSASGATIRLKDVAEAVLGPENEESILKQSGVPMIAIAIVPQPGTSYVAISDEFYKRLETIKQTLPAEYEINVGLDQAKFIKKSITEVKETLFIAILLVVIIVFLFFRDWIIALRPLIDIPVSLIGAFFVMYLAGFTINILTLLAIVLATGLVVDDGIVVTENIYKKLESGMSKMMAARLGSQEIYFAVIATSITLAVVFIPVIFLEGFVGRLFREFGVVVAGAVLISAFVSLSLTPVLTVYVSRKSIEPGWFYKVTEPFFEKLESGYAFLLQKFLKIRWLAPISLVLCMWGAYGLFNTIPSELAPMEDRSQFRLSLTAPEGTSFDKMDAYVNKLTQLMIDSVPEKEVILSVTSPGFIGSGAANTGFVRVVLCNPENRKATQEEIVQRISRNLPKYNEGRAFPIQEQTIAINRRGGLPVQFVIQNSDMEKLKTAIPKFLEEASKSKVLVNVDSDLKFNKPELSITVDRARAAALGVSVQDLAQTLQMSFSNQRLGYFTMNGRQYQVIGQMDRKFRDDPQDLRLLYIRSNTGQNIPLDQLVTVREISTTPTIYHFNRYKSATISAGLAPGFTLGDGIEEMKKIASTVLDNNYTTALSGPSRDFAESSGSIGFAFVLALILIFLVLAAQFESFVDPLIIMMTVPLAIFGALAALWMFDQTVNIFSQIGMIMLIGLVTKNGILIVDFANQNRLQGMNKIQAALTGAKARLRPILMTTLAMALGATPIAFSIGAASTSRVPLGIVIIGGLMFSLVLTLFVVPSIYTYLSTHKKSRDEQMDL, from the coding sequence ATGAACATCTCTCAATTAAGCCTGAACAGGCCGGTTCTGGCAGTGGTCCTCAATCTGGTCATCATCCTTTTTGGATATCTGGGATTTAGAAATTTAGGCGTCAGGGATTTTCCAGCCATCGACCCACCGAATATCAGCGTCAGGACTTCGTATCCAGGTGCGAATGCGGACATCATCGAATCCCAAATCACTGAACCCCTGGAAAAAGCCATCAATGGAATCGCGGGAATTAAAAACATTACATCCGTCAGTTCTCAGGGGAATAGCAATATCAACGTAGAGTTTGATCTCAGCATTAATCTGGAAGAAGCGGCGAATGATGTAAGAGATAAAGTATCTCAGGCGGTGCGCAATTTACCCAATGATCTGGATGCTCCACCCACAGTCAACAAAGCAGATGCAAGCGGAGAGCCCATTTTGTCCATGACAATCATGAGCGATCGTAAAAATCAATTGGAGCTCACGGAATTTGCCTATGATCATTTGATTGAAATCCTTCAAACCATCCCCGGTGTCAGCAATGTCCACATTTGGGGAGAAAAAAGATATTCCATGCGGATCTGGATGGATCCTGTCAAACTTAGTTCATATGGTTTGACCCCGCAAGATGTCCAACAGGCACTGCAAAGAGAAAGTGTTGAATTGCCTTCCGGCAAAATCACAGGTAACAGTACAGAACTATCCATCAGAACTTTCGGACAACTAAAAACAGAAGAGGAATTTAACCAGTTGGTGATCTCCACCTCAGCTTCGGGAGCGACCATCCGTTTGAAAGACGTTGCCGAAGCAGTCCTCGGCCCGGAAAACGAAGAGTCCATTCTCAAACAAAGTGGGGTGCCCATGATCGCCATTGCGATTGTGCCACAACCAGGAACCAGCTATGTGGCCATTTCGGATGAGTTTTACAAACGCCTCGAAACCATTAAGCAAACGCTTCCGGCAGAATATGAGATCAACGTCGGTCTCGACCAGGCTAAGTTTATTAAAAAATCTATCACAGAAGTGAAGGAAACTCTGTTTATCGCCATCCTGTTGGTCGTCATCATTGTGTTCTTGTTTTTCAGAGACTGGATCATTGCATTGAGGCCTCTCATCGATATTCCTGTATCGCTGATCGGTGCATTTTTTGTCATGTACCTAGCAGGCTTTACCATCAACATTCTTACTTTGTTGGCCATTGTATTGGCCACGGGGCTGGTGGTGGATGATGGCATCGTCGTCACCGAAAACATCTACAAAAAACTGGAGTCCGGAATGTCCAAAATGATGGCTGCAAGATTGGGATCCCAAGAAATTTATTTTGCAGTGATCGCGACTTCAATTACCCTTGCCGTTGTATTTATACCGGTGATTTTTCTGGAAGGTTTTGTAGGGAGGTTGTTTAGAGAGTTTGGAGTGGTGGTAGCGGGTGCTGTACTCATATCAGCCTTTGTAAGTCTCAGTCTGACACCTGTCCTGACAGTATATGTCTCCAGAAAATCCATTGAGCCCGGATGGTTTTACAAAGTGACAGAACCCTTTTTCGAAAAACTGGAATCCGGATATGCCTTCCTATTGCAAAAATTTTTAAAAATCAGGTGGTTGGCTCCCATATCATTGGTCCTTTGCATGTGGGGCGCTTATGGTCTTTTCAATACTATTCCTTCTGAGCTCGCACCAATGGAAGACAGGAGTCAGTTTAGATTGAGCCTGACTGCCCCTGAAGGCACCTCTTTTGACAAGATGGATGCTTATGTAAATAAATTGACACAACTGATGATTGATTCCGTACCGGAAAAAGAAGTAATATTGTCAGTAACTTCTCCAGGTTTTATCGGCAGCGGTGCTGCCAATACCGGATTTGTCAGAGTGGTATTGTGTAACCCAGAAAATCGGAAAGCTACTCAGGAAGAAATCGTCCAAAGAATTAGCAGAAATTTACCCAAATACAATGAAGGAAGGGCTTTTCCCATCCAGGAACAGACGATTGCCATCAATCGCAGAGGTGGATTGCCCGTCCAGTTTGTGATCCAGAACAGCGACATGGAAAAACTCAAAACTGCCATTCCCAAATTTTTAGAAGAGGCCTCTAAAAGCAAGGTTTTGGTCAATGTGGATTCTGATCTAAAATTTAACAAACCCGAGCTGAGCATCACGGTTGACAGAGCCCGCGCCGCTGCTTTGGGGGTCAGCGTCCAAGATCTTGCTCAGACACTGCAAATGTCTTTCAGCAATCAAAGACTGGGCTATTTCACCATGAATGGGAGGCAGTATCAGGTCATTGGTCAGATGGATCGAAAATTCAGAGATGACCCTCAGGACCTTCGATTGTTGTACATCAGATCCAATACCGGACAGAATATACCCCTGGACCAATTGGTCACCGTTCGTGAAATCAGCACCACACCCACGATCTATCATTTCAATCGGTACAAATCTGCGACCATTTCAGCAGGACTGGCACCAGGATTTACCCTGGGCGATGGAATCGAAGAAATGAAAAAAATAGCCTCTACCGTCCTCGATAATAATTACACCACAGCCCTCAGCGGTCCATCCAGGGATTTTGCAGAGAGTTCCGGAAGCATCGGCTTTGCATTTGTTCTGGCACTTATTTTGATTTTTTTGGTGTTGGCTGCACAATTTGAGAGTTTTGTGGATCCACTCATCATCATGATGACAGTACCCCTCGCCATTTTTGGCGCATTGGCAGCATTGTGGATGTTTGATCAGACCGTTAATATTTTCTCCCAGATCGGAATGATTATGTTGATTGGTTTGGTGACCAAGAATGGAATCCTTATCGTTGATTTTGCCAACCAGAACCGACTTCAGGGCATGAATAAAATCCAAGCTGCTTTGACAGGTGCCAAAGCCAGACTCAGACCCATTCTTATGACCACACTTGCCATGGCCCTTGGAGCTACACCAATAGCGTTTTCGATTGGTGCTGCATCCACGAGCCGTGTACCGCTTGGAATCGTCATTATCGGTGGTCTGATGTTTTCACTGGTACTGACCCTGTTTGTGGTGCCATCTATTTACACCTATTTGTCTACCCACAAAAAATCCAGAGATGAACAAATGGATCTTTAG
- a CDS encoding four helix bundle protein → MSNEVESSNIILKKCFEFSLAIIQYTEDLEALKKFVIANQLLKSGTSIGANVYEAQDAESKADFLHKIKLAAKELNETEYWLHLCQMSKSYPDCEYLIVELKEMSKIINKILITLKSSK, encoded by the coding sequence TTGTCAAATGAAGTAGAAAGTAGTAACATTATACTCAAAAAATGTTTTGAATTTTCATTGGCGATCATACAATATACAGAAGATTTAGAAGCGCTTAAAAAATTTGTGATTGCAAATCAGCTGCTTAAATCAGGAACATCTATAGGTGCCAATGTGTATGAGGCTCAGGATGCTGAAAGTAAGGCTGATTTTTTACATAAAATTAAATTAGCTGCCAAAGAGTTGAATGAAACTGAGTATTGGTTGCACCTTTGCCAAATGTCAAAATCTTATCCTGACTGTGAGTATTTAATTGTTGAGTTAAAAGAAATGTCAAAAATTATAAATAAAATATTAATCACATTAAAATCGAGTAAGTAA
- a CDS encoding efflux RND transporter periplasmic adaptor subunit — protein sequence MHKLAYFIPILVFTISCKKTENNTPSGPPPKKPTGVEAWLVSSVALEEKLRLPANIVANEFTEIRPEINGKIQNISFSEGQKITKGQLLFKLNDADAQARLSKLKVQKEILLNTERRQKELLQLQAIGQQEYDLSLLQLRIAEADIKILETEIEKHHIRAPFSGTIGIRKISPGSVVSPSSILAEVADLNQAKVQFALPEKYIPSIKIGDHIFFKTEGNDSLHKAKIESFESSLDPITRSLNVSASIKNNSNKFFHGLFAEVILNIRSKTSGIMVPSHAVIPQARDKKVILLKNGVAEFRSVTLGVRDSTSVEIIQGIGIGDTLITTGLMGIKPGAPVHIVQLFNVQ from the coding sequence ATGCATAAGTTGGCTTATTTTATTCCCATCCTTGTTTTTACCATTTCTTGCAAAAAGACGGAAAATAATACACCCTCAGGACCTCCTCCTAAAAAACCTACAGGAGTAGAAGCTTGGCTGGTCTCAAGCGTGGCTCTCGAAGAGAAACTTAGATTACCTGCCAATATTGTAGCCAATGAATTTACTGAAATAAGGCCTGAAATCAATGGCAAGATTCAGAATATATCATTTTCGGAGGGTCAAAAGATCACCAAAGGTCAGTTGCTCTTCAAATTGAATGATGCCGATGCACAGGCAAGATTGTCCAAACTCAAAGTACAAAAAGAAATACTGCTCAATACCGAAAGAAGACAAAAAGAATTGCTTCAGCTGCAGGCCATAGGACAACAAGAGTATGACTTGTCTCTGCTTCAGTTGAGGATAGCAGAAGCCGACATCAAAATTCTGGAGACTGAAATCGAAAAACACCATATCAGAGCTCCTTTTTCAGGAACCATTGGTATCCGTAAAATAAGCCCCGGTTCGGTGGTTTCGCCTTCATCTATTCTGGCGGAGGTGGCCGATCTGAACCAGGCAAAAGTGCAATTTGCACTACCTGAAAAATACATTCCTTCCATCAAAATAGGGGATCATATTTTCTTTAAAACCGAAGGCAACGACTCTCTTCACAAAGCGAAAATTGAAAGTTTTGAATCTTCCCTGGATCCAATCACCAGATCACTCAATGTTTCTGCCAGTATCAAAAACAATTCTAACAAATTTTTCCACGGTCTATTTGCTGAGGTAATTCTCAATATCCGAAGTAAAACCTCAGGTATCATGGTGCCCAGCCATGCAGTTATTCCACAGGCAAGAGATAAAAAAGTGATTTTACTCAAAAATGGTGTTGCAGAATTCAGATCTGTTACACTTGGAGTCCGTGACAGTACCAGTGTAGAAATAATACAAGGTATTGGTATCGGCGATACATTAATCACCACCGGTCTGATGGGAATCAAACCCGGTGCTCCTGTTCACATCGTTCAATTGTTCAACGTCCAATGA
- the atpG gene encoding ATP synthase F1 subunit gamma: protein MANLKEVRNRIKSVMSTQQITKAMKMVSAAKLRRAQQAIVQMRPYATKLNNMLVNIMSFSDGQGAEAFARATEKKNPLLVIITSDRGLCGAFSANIIKLAQQRIQTHYAVHAEEGRLNFLCIGKKGFEFFRKRYPKCNMIGEYSTLQTALSYEAVVAVADRLMDDFKNDKVDQVEIYYGRFKNAATQFPEMEQYLPVPKAVPSKTESGATSTKPDFLFEPNQEDLLKELVPSILQSQLYKCILDNQASEHGARMTAMDKATENAEDMLVELKINYNKARQEAITKELSEIVGGAAALAG from the coding sequence ATGGCTAACTTAAAAGAAGTAAGAAACAGAATAAAATCGGTGATGTCCACCCAGCAAATCACCAAAGCTATGAAAATGGTGTCTGCTGCTAAGTTGAGAAGGGCGCAACAAGCCATTGTCCAAATGAGACCTTACGCCACCAAACTCAACAACATGTTGGTCAACATCATGAGTTTTTCAGATGGTCAGGGGGCGGAAGCTTTTGCAAGAGCAACTGAAAAGAAAAATCCCTTGTTGGTCATCATCACTTCAGATCGGGGACTCTGCGGTGCTTTTAGCGCAAATATCATCAAATTGGCACAGCAGAGAATTCAGACCCATTATGCTGTCCACGCTGAAGAAGGCCGCTTAAACTTTCTGTGCATTGGAAAAAAGGGGTTTGAGTTTTTCAGAAAGAGATATCCCAAATGCAATATGATTGGTGAGTATTCTACTTTACAGACTGCATTGAGCTACGAAGCAGTTGTGGCCGTTGCAGACCGATTGATGGATGATTTTAAAAATGACAAGGTAGATCAGGTTGAAATCTACTATGGTAGATTCAAAAACGCTGCCACCCAATTTCCGGAAATGGAACAATATCTTCCGGTACCAAAAGCTGTACCATCAAAAACTGAATCCGGCGCCACAAGCACCAAGCCAGATTTTCTCTTTGAGCCCAATCAGGAAGATCTGTTGAAAGAATTGGTTCCTTCGATTCTCCAGTCACAACTTTATAAATGCATTCTGGACAATCAGGCCTCCGAGCATGGCGCAAGAATGACCGCCATGGACAAGGCCACAGAAAATGCAGAAGACATGCTGGTCGAATTAAAAATTAATTACAACAAAGCCCGTCAGGAAGCCATCACCAAAGAACTTTCCGAAATCGTTGGTGGAGCAGCTGCACTTGCCGGATAA
- a CDS encoding HAMP domain-containing histidine kinase: MDIYQRTGRWKWYLAILGIVITVAPLYYSNHLANNLAEREKTHTELLVRTLEEMVINADLDIDVTYHNEVLQKLSDIRVVTINNNKDIGLHNYPEPIDTQKIVKRVKASGITPLSSPDYQAIYWEYPDILTEISYLPWIQMILLLIYIAIAYTVFNLSRKEEQNRVWVGMAKETAHQLGTPISGLMGWMDALKTSQDDPVTREELIGHIEQDIYKLQQVSDRFSKIGSVPELKATSIKSECLAALNYMHPRAARKIQFKGPSEDTHDYQVMLNSNLFSWVLENLLRNSLDAMDDQGQIVLDLYKDENMVCIEISDTGKGIPAGSWETIFRPGYSTKLRGWGLGLSLARRIIENYHQGKIYVKDSEPGRGTTIRIELKEADNRI, translated from the coding sequence GTGGATATTTATCAAAGAACAGGAAGATGGAAATGGTATCTCGCCATTTTGGGCATTGTGATCACCGTTGCTCCGCTGTATTACTCAAACCACCTGGCCAACAACCTTGCAGAAAGAGAAAAAACGCACACCGAACTTTTGGTCCGCACATTGGAAGAAATGGTCATCAATGCAGACCTGGATATTGATGTCACTTACCACAACGAGGTGCTCCAAAAACTTTCCGACATCCGGGTAGTGACGATCAACAACAACAAAGACATTGGGCTGCACAATTATCCTGAGCCCATTGACACCCAAAAAATAGTAAAACGAGTGAAAGCTTCCGGGATAACTCCTCTGAGCAGTCCGGATTATCAGGCGATCTATTGGGAGTATCCTGATATTTTGACCGAGATTAGTTATCTGCCATGGATCCAAATGATTCTATTGTTGATTTATATCGCGATTGCTTACACGGTGTTTAATCTTTCCAGAAAAGAAGAGCAAAATAGGGTTTGGGTAGGGATGGCCAAGGAAACAGCACATCAGCTGGGCACACCCATCAGCGGATTAATGGGGTGGATGGATGCCTTAAAAACAAGTCAGGACGATCCCGTGACCAGAGAAGAATTGATCGGTCACATTGAACAGGACATCTACAAATTACAACAGGTCTCAGATCGGTTTAGCAAAATAGGATCTGTGCCAGAACTCAAAGCGACATCCATTAAATCAGAATGTCTTGCCGCATTAAATTACATGCATCCGAGAGCAGCCCGAAAAATTCAGTTTAAAGGACCTTCTGAAGATACCCACGATTATCAGGTGATGCTCAATTCGAATTTGTTTTCATGGGTCTTGGAAAACCTTTTGAGAAATTCGCTGGATGCAATGGATGACCAGGGCCAAATTGTATTGGACTTATACAAGGATGAAAACATGGTCTGCATCGAAATTAGCGATACCGGAAAAGGGATCCCGGCAGGATCATGGGAGACCATTTTCCGTCCAGGGTATTCAACCAAATTGAGAGGATGGGGACTGGGATTATCCCTTGCCCGAAGAATCATCGAAAACTATCACCAGGGCAAAATCTATGTCAAGGATTCAGAACCCGGCCGCGGTACCACCATCAGAATAGAGTTGAAAGAGGCAGACAACAGAATCTGA